One genomic segment of Pristiophorus japonicus isolate sPriJap1 chromosome 8, sPriJap1.hap1, whole genome shotgun sequence includes these proteins:
- the ptger3 gene encoding prostaglandin E2 receptor EP3 subtype encodes MWDSNNSSSGQPSNMSSVSAAECVSVSVVFPVTMMVTGIVGNTLALLLVYRSYHKKENKRKKSFLLIIGALALTDLTGKLLISPVVISVYLTNRQWGRVDPSGALCAFFGVSMTTFGLCPLFLASAMAIERTLAIHAPHYYTNHITTRLTKLLVLSIWVSVVIFALLPTVGVGRYTLQWPGTWCFINTGSQILGNTIFASTFTVLGIASLLVTLSCNVATIRGLVVRCKNKISSANKQWERITVETLIQLMGIMCVLCVCWSPLLVLMLKMIYTESSSDHCYTSPDKPSSPSTELQHNCNFFLIAIRLASLNQILDPWVYLLFREILLRKVCQVANAVTNCSVEGFKEIPVTVEGRGHLKEQLT; translated from the exons ATGTGGGACAGCAACAACTCCAGCTCCGGGCAGCCCAGCAACATGTCCTCGGTCAGCGCTGCGGAGTGTGTGTCGGTGTCCGTGGTCTTCCCAGTCACCATGATGGTCACCGGCATCGTGGGTAACACGCTCGCCTTGCTGCTGGTGTACAGGTCGTACCATAAGAAGGAAAACAAGAGGAAGAAGTCCTTTCTGCTGATTATTGGAGCGCTGGCTCTGACTGACCTGACTGGCAAACTTCTCATCAGCCCCGTCGTTATTTCAGTGTACCTGACCAACAGGCAGTGGGGCAGAGTGGACCCATCCGGCGCCCTGTGCGCCTTCTTTGGGGTCTCCATGACTACATTTGGGCTCTGCCCCTTGTTTTTAGCCAGTGCTATGGCGATTGAAAGGACGTTGGCTATCCACGCTCCCCACTACTACACCAACCATATAACAACCAGGCTCACCAAACTGCTGGTGCTGTCTATCTGGGTCAGCGTGGTGATCTTCGCCTTGCTGCCCACTGTCGGAGTTGGGAGGTACACTTTGCAATGGCCGGGGACTTGGTGCTTCATCAACACAGGCAGCCAGATCTTGGGCAACACCATTTTTGCTTCGACCTTCACCGTGTTGGGTATCGCCTCCTTGCTGGTCACATTGAGCTGTAACGTCGCAACTATTCGAGGACTGGTAGTTCGCTGTAAGAACAAGATATCGTCCGCTAACAAGCAATGGGAGAGGATCACCGTGGAAACACTGATCCAGCTGATGGGCATCATGTGCGTGCTCTgtgtctgttggtcccctctcctg GTGCTGATGTTGAAAATGATTTACACTGAAAGTTCTTCGGATCACTGCTACACATCACCAGACAAGCCATCGTCCCCAAGCACTGAGCTGCAACATAATTGCAATTTTTTCCTCATAGCCATTAGACTGGCATCTTTAAATCAGATCCTTGACCCCTGGGTTTATTTACTGTTCCGAGAAATCCTGTTAAGGAAGGTATGTCAGGTAGCCAATGCTGTCACTAATTGCTCAGTCGAGGGGTTCAAAGAGATTCCTGTAACAGTAGAAGGAAGGGGCCATTTGAAAGAACAACTAACATAA